The Chitinophagales bacterium genomic interval CTTTTCAAAAAATAACCGGTAAAAAACTTAGCGACAGGATTGAGCAGTAAGTTCCAGCTTCCGGCTCGTTTTCCTTGTTTATAGGCTGCACGTGCTGATATACTTGCGAATTTGCACATTTGCTTTTTGAAATCCTCAAAAGTATAAAAGCTATAGTGTAGCAAGTGTCCATTTAAGTAGTCGACACTAACACCTTCTTGCATTTCAAATTTATCGTGTGGATTCAAACCGCCCCACTTGCCTTTTCGGCTGTCCCACAATCGCAGTTTCCTGTCGGGATACCAATGGCCGTGCCATATCCATTTTCCACAATAATTGGTCAACCTGTTCACAAAATACGCATCGTATTCCCAGTTGTTTTTTACTGCCATTATGGCTTTTTTCAGTTCCTCATCTATAGCTTCATCCGCATCTAAGGAGAGCACAATAGGGTACATTGCACAGCCAATAGCCCGGTTTTTCTGCTCTATATGTCCATCAAATTTGTGTTGCACAAAACGCGCGCCCAACTCTTTGCAAATTGCTTCTGTACTGTCTTCTGAAAAACTATCCAATACCACAATATCATCGGCAATTGATTGCACTGAGCGAATACATCGGCCAATGTTTTTTTCTTCATTATAAGTGATGATCACAACACTGATAGGTGGCATAAATTTCTTTTAGTGCGCATTCAAAACTAAATATAAGAATTGTATTCCTTTGCTAATTCAGCGTAATATCAACTACTTATTGATTTTATCGAGCACAGCTTCAGCGCTTTTTTCTCCATCTATGGCTGCTGAAACAATTCCTCCTGCAAAGCCTGCACCTTCTCCACAGGGATACAAGCCTTTTATTTCAGGGTGTTCCAGGCTTGTTTTCTCACGGGGAATACGCACAGGAGAAGAGGTCCTTGATTCTGTTGCCAAAACGATCGCATCAGGATGATCAAAACCTTTCATCTTTTTCGCAAAAGCAATAAAACCTTTTCTCAATCTGGAACTGATACTCTCGGGAAAAATTTCATCCATTTCCACAGACACTGTCCCGGGTTGATAAGAACATTCAGGCAATACTTTGGATTTGCGCTGATGGATAAAATCAACTACACGTTGAGCAGGAGCTGCCTGCGTGCCCCCTGCTAAAGCGCAGGCTTTTCTTTCCATGGCTTCCTGAAATTTTAAGCCTTTGAGTGTTCCGAATTTTTCAAAGGGCTTTAGTTCTTCCCCGTCTATAGGAATCACAATACCTGAATTGGCATAGGGATTGTTCCTTTTTGAAGGAGACCAGCCATTGGTTACTATTTCTCCGGGATTTGTGGCACAAGGTGCAATAATTCCTCCCGGGCACATGCAAAATGAATAAACCCCTTTCCCCTTGATTTGCTCAGCCAGCGTGTAAGCTGCCGGAGGAAGAAATTCACCTCTTTCTTTGCTTTTGTATTGTATTTGGTCAATCAAGGACTGAGGATGCTCTACACGC includes:
- a CDS encoding glycosyltransferase family 2 protein, which gives rise to MPPISVVIITYNEEKNIGRCIRSVQSIADDIVVLDSFSEDSTEAICKELGARFVQHKFDGHIEQKNRAIGCAMYPIVLSLDADEAIDEELKKAIMAVKNNWEYDAYFVNRLTNYCGKWIWHGHWYPDRKLRLWDSRKGKWGGLNPHDKFEMQEGVSVDYLNGHLLHYSFYTFEDFKKQMCKFASISARAAYKQGKRAGSWNLLLNPVAKFFTGYFLKRGFLDGSAGFTIARYNAYATYLKYKELLELYRNEK